The genomic window GAAGGTGCGCACGGCCGCGGTGTCGATCGCCGTGCGCGGCCACAGGCTGTTCGCCGCGATGCCGTGCTCGCGCCACTCCTGCGCCAGGCCGAGGGTCACCATGCTCATCCCGTACTTGGCGATGGTGTAGCCCAGGTGCCCCCCTGCCCAGTGCGGGGCGAGGTTGATCGGCGGGGAGAGCGAGAGGACGTGGGCGTGGTCCGAGTCGATCAGGTGCGGCTGCGCCGCCTTCGCCAGCAGGAAGGACCCGCGGCAGTTGATGTCCTGCATCAGGTCGTACTTCTTCATCGGCAGGTCGGCCGTCTTCGACAGGTCGATCGCGCTCGCGTTGTTGACGACGATGTCGATGCCGCCGAAGCGCTCGACCGTCGACGCGACCGCCGCGCGGACCGAGTCCTCGTCACGAACGTCTCCGACGATGGGCAGCGCCGTGCCGCCGGCGGCCTCGA from Janibacter cremeus includes these protein-coding regions:
- a CDS encoding SDR family oxidoreductase — translated: MEKTLKGRTILMSGGSRGIGLAIAVRAARDGANVALLAKTDQPHPTLEGTVHTAAEAIEAAGGTALPIVGDVRDEDSVRAAVASTVERFGGIDIVVNNASAIDLSKTADLPMKKYDLMQDINCRGSFLLAKAAQPHLIDSDHAHVLSLSPPINLAPHWAGGHLGYTIAKYGMSMVTLGLAQEWREHGIAANSLWPRTAIDTAAVRTFMGAETADTRSRTPEIMSDAAHAILVRDPAECTGQFFIDDDVLAQEGMTDFSAYGPDVSQLVPDLFLD